ATTGGTAAAGAACACCAATAGCAAATGGAAGGTCTTAGAtttgagtcctagttggtccatttCAAATGCGTCTTAGATTTGAGTCTAAGGGGCTAGCTTGGTTGGTATAGAACACCAATGGCAAATAGAAGGTCTTAgattcaagtcctagctggtccatatcAAATGTGTCTTGAATTTGAGTCTTAAATGATCTCCAAATGTGACTTCGAtttgagtcctagttggtccatatCAAATTGGGACAACTATTCATCATTTTTGTAATGTAGATGATAGGTGAATTTTCATTTAAGTGACATGATATTTTGTTGAAATTTAAGTAGAATTCATATTTTTTGAGATGTAAAATTGCTATTGACTGTTTGACTATTGAATGGTTTGATGTTTGAGTAGAAAGCAAAGGCAAAGCCTATGATGTTCTCTACTCAGGGTCATGGGACCGGACCTTTAAATTGTGGAGGCTCTCCGACTTCAAGTGCCTAGATTCCACGCGAGCACACAATGACGCCATCAACGCCCTCGCTGTGGGCCCCACTGGCCACCTCTTCACAGCCTCTGCTGACTGTAAAGTGAAAGTCTGGTGTAAGCCACGTGGCTCCAAATCACACCGTTTGGTGGCCACGCTGGAGGGGCACCAAGCCTCTGTCAATGCTCTCGCTTTAGCCGCCGACAGGACCGTGATTTACTCCGGGGGTTCCGACCGGACCATCGTGGCTTGGCAGACGGAAATCGGTGCTTCCCCCTTTGCTATGGCTTGCGAAATGAGGGGCCAGCATGGTGGGCCCATTCTTTGCCTGTGCACTGTGGGGGAATTTCTGTGCAGCGGTTCTGCTGATAAGACCGTGCGGGTATGGAGAAGGGAAGGGTTTCCCCACGGGAGCTTTGAGCATTCCCAGGTTGCGGTTCTGAAAGGGCAACAGGGCCCCGTCAAGTGCATTGCCGGATCTACTGACGTGGCCGCCGGGTTTCTTGTTTATGCAGGCAGTGTGGACGGCAGCGTCAAAGTATGGTGGGTTTCTAACGACAAGGAGGACGACGAGAAGGGTTCGATTTCTCATGTTTATTCAGCTTagatttgaatttcttcaacagaATATTCTTTTATtccttcattctttttttttttggtattactTTAAATTCTTTGGGGTTTACTCAATGGCCCTGGTTTGGAGACAGAAACATTCCTTGGGaagttaaagaaagaaaaatatatatttttacctCTGATTGCGCTGCTTTGTAAGATTCAGGAGCAATAAACTTTATGATAGATTGTAAATCATGTAAAGTCCTTTGACATTTGGTAGGCATTCTTTTATTATGATAAGAGTAAAGTTGTTGATGCTTAAGTAAGAtactttaatattaaaaaaaattcatgagTGATGCTTTAATAATTATGTTGGTAATATTCTATAAAAAATTGAGTGCTATTTATctaatctaataattattattaGGATCATAGATAAAGTACTTCAAAGTATCTTATCTAAGTTATCAATTATCTCTTAACTACTTTTTATCATTCTTTCTATTTCAAATGATTGGATTTGGACCTCTCATTCTCATTATCTCTAATTATCATTTTGATAGGCACATATTTTCATACACGCTCTCACCTATTGCAAATTAATATACCAAGAGAAAGGAAATTGCAATAATAGAATATTATATCACTTGAATAATGTATCAAGTGAAAGAacattacaataataataatagtatataaTTATCATTTGGTAAATGTGTCGAGAGAAAAGAGATTGCAAtcataataatataatatcatcTTAATATAATTAGAGTTTTTAACACTTAATTGTGCTTTTATTTGTTGTCTTTGGAGCGATATAGTATTTACTAAAATTTATTTTGCATTAGGGAGATGGTAAATTATGCAAGCCAAGCTCTAccctatgtcaaaaaattatactttttatttaatatttctaCCTTTTAAATTGGCATACTAGAAAATTACAAAGACAACCTCAACCAGTATCAAAAAAAATAGTCATTTTTTTTTAATCCAAAACACTAACTAATTTTGATTAGATGACCACCTTATCTTTGGAATCCATGTTAATCTATTTGCAATGCTAAGCTTATAGGTATCTATACTCATGCATTTAGAAAAAGTTTAAGTCACAAATGTCCTGTTAAATCTCCATTGTTCTTTAACATAGCCTACTCCCATTAAGGATTAAGTGGTCATAAAAATTGACTAAGAACTAGCTTTAAACAACCACGTTAATGCAATCATGCAATAAAAATGAGATCACCATAAATGAGACCATGGTTGCAATTTTAAAACCTTAGAAATCTATGTCTAACGTTTTCCTCCTCTATTGTCAATGTTCAACATGTAGATATCTACGTTCATGCATTTAGAGAAATCTTTAGTCTCACTTGTCTTATAAAATCCTCATTATTGTTTAGCATGGCCCTACTCCCATTAAGGATTAAAAGTATGTGCTACTACAACCATTTCTCTATGTGTTTTCGATGGATCATTTTCCTTCAAGGAATCACACACAACCTCTAAAGTAGTCATCTATGTAGGAATGACCTTGACCCGCTATGTGAAATAATTTGTATCAATAAGAACATACATGTGCCCATTGCTAGGATCATTTTCCTACCTTTTACATTCTCTATTGTTATTACATTAACCATAGACAATAATGTGAATTATGTGTAGGTCTAGTATTTCATTTCCACTTATGTTTCCACTCATATTGAAAGGAAACTTGTAGCCACATAATGACACTTTTCACATGACCCAAAAGAGAAATCTATGCGAACAAGTACTTGAAATCCAAATGCAAGAGAATAGACAACATAGCCATTAAAAGATGACAtgagatataccctaggaaaaccctcatgagggaaaaaccaacctccaaaagcatccatgctcaatgtattattcaacaattaaCATTACAATACATCTTTTGACCCTTCATGAACATCTTTGAAACATTAAGCCTCTCCAATGTATTCAAGCATGTCACCACACATCACATGCCATGCTTCAAATATACACTATTCAAAAGAAGACTCAAAACCCCAACTAGCCAACCTTTGACAACTACCCTTGTgttttcttttatagaaacaagcaagcaaacaaaaccaccaagtggtattacattaaAACATGTGACTCAAACCATGAGATTGCAAAACCATtaaccccacatctaatattgggtactgaGATTTCACTTTATCAATATTTCTTCAATATTAAGTTAAATACATTTCTCCAATGTGAGACTCACATTAAACATattcccaatgttacaatacaacacataaagtggccACAAGAATGTCTTCTAGTGATGCACATCCATGTAGGTTCCTCTTGGTGCACcacacataataataaattaacattataaacattatgcaaggtgtacaatgcATAATTCgtaacattctcccactttttgTATGCATTGCATAAGGGGTAACAAGTAACCTAAAAAATGAACAAGGAAACAATCCCTCTAGCCACATATACCATTAAGGAAtcaaagtgctccatgtgctccatgtgctccatcaagatatcTGCAACAAGAAACAAGTTGACCACTATCCCAAACATGAATGCTCTCATcctccatcatgccactgccactaCACAAATATAAGAAGCCACATAAACTATTACAACGAAACCTAAGTCCTACCTCAACCAATATCCCAAACACAAACATTCAATTCAAAAGTATCAATATGCACCAGTAGTTGTCAAGATACACTAACCATTGCtaaaataacacccacaacaagtggTAATGCATCCAAATATCCATACCTCCAAGATATACAAAAAAtagtaaactcatgccatacaCATATAGAACCCATAAATTGTAACCATAAGCTCCATGTACAAACGTGTCAAAGAGTAACATACACATCCAAGAACTCAAATCTGAAAATGATCAAGGCATACCAAGTCTACTAGTAGCATTGCATAGAAAATGTAACCATGTAGTACAAAGGAACATCCACAATGgtatgcaaaacctgtaaaataaTAAATTGTAAATACAACTCTCACTACAAGTCTCCAAATCTCTCCCATGTTCCACACTCTACAAAGGAAAGAGATAAACAAACCTCCATGTCATCACCCAAAGCACAAGTGAACACACATGACCACAAACTAGTGATCACCATAGTTCCACCCAAACCTCAAACCAATGTAATGTGAGACCAAAGATCTAGGAAGATatccaagaccaaagagagaaacactACAAATCAACACCTATAGAATctccttctacatacacctctaaataCATAACTGTGTCAAGAATTATCTCCTCCACAACACCCCAAGAAAAAATCTACAACAACACCTGACTCATTCAATCTCATAGATCAAAAGCGGCATAAGTATCATGTAACCAATCATGTATGTACAAGCCTctctaaccaagaagatcaaactcaaaGTAAATATTCCCAAAGAAGGAAATCTGCCCAATCAACCTTCTTCTAACATCCTCAAATTGACATCATAATTTCAACCATATACACAAGAAGAGAACCTTTCTCTCCATCAATCAAAATGAATCCTCTTTAACTAATTGTCgcatgcttaaaatcatcattgcttaactagaaataataaggaaaacCATGCATTCATATTCTAGCTAAAGAATTCAAACAAAATCAATAGAATAACACAATCAaagcaataaggatgtaaaatatcaATTAAGACTCCCTATCCCATGACTGCATGTGgctttcattgttcttctcttcttcacggtatgatggctcttagatattacgctggcaacctgcaattgacacaaagatttgaagtttgtgattattgaaaatggagattgaatggtcaatttatagatttttagagaggattgattgagaggtggaataaaatgatcaagaggtggaactcaggtgatctcaactgttgattgatagttgaattgatgatttggaggtggaactaaaATAGAaggaatagataaatgagttaactgattgagaaaaaagttgattgaaagatggaagtgaataattggaggataattaaagaatgatgcaattaatcaattaattgaaataatcaattaaaatagatggaatagttaattgattaatagctttttggaaaaaagcaaagtggaagatagaaatagagactggaaaaataattgatttaattaattaattaattgaattaattaatttagcatgtgcttgaactttggttttgattttcaatttaatctttgcatgagatttaattaaattattgaacttattttttaattcaatttgttatttgaatatatttagaacttgactttgatttttgaaatcatgcacatgtattagaaattggaagaaattagaagaatttgaatttgaatttgaatttggagaattaatgaaattagaagaaattaaaatttggggatttggaattaaatgaaattagaagagttaattagataattaaataattaaaagaaactatttaattatttagaaactgaatttaattaaataataaagattatttaaattaaaggattaaaatcataattaattaaatagttaatatttaattaatatttagaaaagggttgaatggttaattgattagaaatagaaatagaataattagtaagatgatgaagaaatatgaatttagaagaataagtgtAAGGGTATATTTTGTATTAACAAGTACCTTCTTGGATAGGGAGGTAATTTGACCTATTATGTACATTTTCTCTGATGTATCTCCATATCTGGAGGTATACCATGACCTACTGGTAAAGCTCTAATATCTCTATTGCACCACAgtttactctctattatcaat
The nucleotide sequence above comes from Cryptomeria japonica chromosome 11, Sugi_1.0, whole genome shotgun sequence. Encoded proteins:
- the LOC131050521 gene encoding protein JINGUBANG encodes the protein MAALSKLPETEILTESDGEGVTDFTDSSTGHSRSSSSCGSVTLSEVSNESVVLEGEKKRFNRCVATLSGHVGIVSCVTTSGDLLLSASQAHDVRVWRHPDLHHCARFGAGDGAVKAIVALGDRVVTAHQDQKIRVWKRSNGKYKLVTAMPTVKECLISAVRQSNYVQTRRHHRRLWMEHVDTISCLAVGVAVGKPRRGIKRTSNGSIVKESKGKAYDVLYSGSWDRTFKLWRLSDFKCLDSTRAHNDAINALAVGPTGHLFTASADCKVKVWCKPRGSKSHRLVATLEGHQASVNALALAADRTVIYSGGSDRTIVAWQTEIGASPFAMACEMRGQHGGPILCLCTVGEFLCSGSADKTVRVWRREGFPHGSFEHSQVAVLKGQQGPVKCIAGSTDVAAGFLVYAGSVDGSVKVWWVSNDKEDDEKGSISHVYSA